Proteins from a genomic interval of Watersipora subatra chromosome 10, tzWatSuba1.1, whole genome shotgun sequence:
- the LOC137406273 gene encoding uncharacterized protein, producing the protein MTQATTTPSVRTAPATATQSVVRTQATTTQNYVTTQASTNLSLSHLPIWTCYSCYDCKESTGKLVNCSGEDAVKTCYHVTYPSGRILRSCGHAGVDIEIAQVGCRETHSGLTWCRCRERGCNKYPNMTEQVQETKSNASTVLSGEADQNGQEDEMVEISLQRNISFGMNISTSNASTLPFNMSNSSNFESELEMFNFTSESAKNSINNFTATDILINNTNNSSSFTSSTLHVTTTEVLHDFRLSESTTRRTQETVTADDMDAEVTSTAAQVEEGESFFCYSCTECGRSAGNLIDCSLFHESRHCTLVRKPNGQVSRSCGQGSDQFHLPGCNTTFGWKMCVCFEDGCNEYPDIIDDRTTFPPTMMEVESTIRGSFFFCRLCFDCGEGTGISFPCSGVSSCSLTITQNRIVRDCGSTETDLMVPEEDACVTLDNFDVMCKCSTENCNIYPELTASG; encoded by the exons ATGACTCAAGCAACCACAACACCAAGTGTTAGAACGGCTCCAGCTACTGCAACTCAAAGCGTAGTCAGAACTCAAGCAACCACAACTCAAAATTATGTAACAACTCAAGCATCCACAAATCTGAGTTTGTCACATCTCCCAATATGGACCTGCTACTCTTGCTATGATTGTAAAGAATCTACCGGAAAACTAGTTAACTGCTCAGGAGAGGACGCGGTAAAAACATGCTATCACGTAACATACCCTTCTGGACGAA TTTTAAGATCATGTGGTCATGCAGGAGTGGATATTGAAATTGCGCAGGTCGGATGCCGAGAAACACATTCTGGGCTTACATGGTGCCGCTGTAGAGAAAGAGGATGCAATAAATATCCCAACATGACTGAACAAGTTCAAGAGACAAAAAGCAATGCATCAACCGTGTTGTCAGGAGAAGCAGACCAAAATGGACAAGAAGATGAAATGGTGGAAATATCCTTGCAGAGAAATATATCATTTGGAATGAATATTTCAACAAGCAATGCAAGTACCCTACCATTCAACATGTCAAACTCATCAAATTTTGAGAGTGAACTTgaaatgtttaattttactaGCGAATCTGCCAaaaattcaattaataattttacAGCAACGGACATTTTAATAAACAATACAAATAACTCTTCTAGTTTTACTAGCTCAACTCTTCACGTGACCACTACAGAAGTTTTACATGATTTTCGACTTTCTGAGTCGACTACCAGAAGAACTCAAGAAACCGTAACTGCCGATGACATGGATGCGGAAGTGACATCTACAGCAGCACAAGTAGAAGAAGGAGAATCATTCTTTTGCTATAGTTGCACCGAGTGTGGTAGAAGCGCAGGAAACTTAATAGATTGTAGCCTTTTTCATGAAAGTCGCCACTGCACTCTGGTGAGAAAGCCAAATGGTCAAG TTAGTAGATCTTGTGGGCAAGGGAGCGACCAATTCCACCTGCCTGGATGTAATACTACCTTTGGATGGAAAATGTGCGTGTGCTTTGAAGATGGTTGCAATGAGTACCCTGATATCATCGATGACCGTACTACCTTCCCACCAACGATGATGGAAGTGGAGAGCACAATTAGGGGCTCCTTCTTTTTTTGTCGACTCTGCTTCGATTGTGGCGAAGGAACAGGAATATCTTTTCCTTGTTCTGGGGTATCATCATGCTCTCTGACTATTACCCAAAATCGCA TTGTGAGAGATTGCGGGTCTACTGAAACCGACTTGATGGTTCCTGAGGAAGATGCCTGTGTGACTTTGGATAATTTTGATGTTATGTGCAAGTGCTCCACAGAGAACTGCAACATATATCCAGAACTTACTGCTTCTGGATGA